In Nerophis lumbriciformis linkage group LG12, RoL_Nlum_v2.1, whole genome shotgun sequence, a single genomic region encodes these proteins:
- the LOC133623319 gene encoding ceramide transfer protein-like isoform X4, with the protein MHTCLQMESLPSSRSCTRTLTGSAMDAAHKDGQDEMVSHIRAESGYGSESSLRRHGSMLSLTSAASALSATSTSSFKKGHRLCEKLAEMETFRDILCRQVDTLQKYFDSCADGVSKDEFQRDRVVDDDEDDFPAASKADGDCHHNNNGSKEKLFAPASPKGFNGIDFKGEALTFKATTAGILSTMSHCLELMLKREDSWQKRLDKELEKRRRVEDAYKSAVYELKKKSQYGGPDYEEGPNSLIKEDEFFDAVEAALDRQDKIEEQCQSEKVRIPRLTPVPPGDVFSSIGTHRFAAKAHSYSSSLSSVELVSASDDIHRFSAQVEAMVQNHMTYSLQDVGGDANWQLVIEEGEMKVYRREVEENGIVLDPLKATHSVKGVTGHEVCHYFWDTAVRMDWETTIENFNVVETLSDNAVIVYQTHKRVWPASQRDVLYVSAIRKILATNENDPDTWLVCNFSVDHDKALPTNRCVRAKINVAMICQTLVSPPEGDKEISRDNILCRITYVANVNPGGWAPASVLRAVAKREYPKFLKRFTSYVQEKTTGKNILF; encoded by the exons ATGCATACATGCTTGCAAATGGAATCCCTCCCCAGCTCGCGCTCATGCACTCGCACGCTCACTGGGTCAGCGATGGATGCTGCGCATAAAGACGGGCAGGATGAAATGGTTTCACATATCCGG GCGGAGTCCGGGTATGGGTCCGAATCTAGTCTGAGGCGTCATGGTTCAATGTTGTCTCTTACCTCAGCAGCCAGTGCCTTGTCCGCCACGTCCACATCCTCCTTCAAG AAGGGTCACAGGCTATGTGAAAAGCTAGCAGAGATGGAGACCTTCCGGGACATTCTTTGCAGACAAGTGGACACGCTGCAGAAATACTTTGACTCCTGCGCTGACGGTGTCTCCAAAGATGAATTTCAGAGGGACCGAG TAGTGGACGACGATGAAGACGACTTTCCTGCTGCCTCAAAAGCAGATGGTGATTGTCATCACAACAATAATGGCAGCAAAGAGAAAC TGTTCGCCCCGGCCAGTCCTAAAGGCTTCAATGGCATAGACTTCAAGGGGGAGGCCCTCACCTTCAAAGCCACAACAGCCGGCATCCTTTCCACTATGTCACACTGCTTAGAGCTGATGCTCAAACGAGAGGACAGCTGGCAGAAGAGACTGGACAAG GAGCTGGAGAAGAGAAGAAGAGTGGAAGATGCCTACAAATCTGCTGTGTACGAACTAAAGAAAAAGTCGCAATATGGCGGTCCTGACTATGAG GAGGGGCCCAACAGTCTGATCAAAGAGGATGAGTTCTTCGATGCAGTGGAAGCTGCCCTCGACAGACAAGACAAGATAGAAGAGCAG TGCCAGTCAGAGAAGGTCAGGATCCCCCGACTGACTCCAGTGCCTCCAGGCGATGTCTTTTCCAGCATCGGCACACACCGCTTCGCTGCCAAG GCGCATAGCTATTCCTCTTCCCTTTCCTCTGTCGAGCTTGTCAGTGCTTCAGATGACATTCACAGATTCAGCGCTCAG GTGGAGGCGATGGTGCAGAATCATATGACGTACTCTCTTCAGGACGTGGGCGGAGATGCAAACTGGCAGCTGGTCATCGAGGAAGGAGAGATGAAG GTGTACAGGAGGGAAGTGGAGGAGAACGGGATCGTGTTGGATCCTCTCAAAGCGACACATTCTGTCAAAGGGGTGACAGGACATGAGGTGTGCCATTACTTCTGGGACACTGCAGTGCGCATGGACTGGGAGa CCACAATTGAAAACTTCAACGTCGTGGAAACGCTCTCGGACAACGCCGTTATCGTTTATCAGACACACAAG aGGGTGTGGCCTGCCTCTCAGAGAGACGTCCTCTATGTGTCAGCCATCCGGAAGATTTTGGCGACCAATGAAAACGATCCCGACACCTGGCTGGTCTGTAACTTCTCTGTGGACCACGACAAAGCGCTG CCCACAAACCGCTGCGTGCGGGCCAAAATCAACGTCGCCATGATCTGCCAAACTCTGGTCAGCCCACCAGAGGGCGACAAAGAGATCAGCAGGGATAACATTCTTTGTCGGATCACATACGTTGCTAACG TCAACCCAGGAGGCTGGGCTCCGGCCTCGGTCCTGCGAGCCGTGGCCAAGAGAGAATACCCCAAGTTCCTGAAACGTTTCACCTCCTACGTGCAGGAGAAGACGACGGGGAAGAACATCTTGTTCTGA
- the LOC133623319 gene encoding ceramide transfer protein-like isoform X5, whose amino-acid sequence MFGPANHRGCSSVLLCFGCWNGRMAESGYGSESSLRRHGSMLSLTSAASALSATSTSSFKKGHRLCEKLAEMETFRDILCRQVDTLQKYFDSCADGVSKDEFQRDRVVDDDEDDFPAASKADGDCHHNNNGSKEKLFAPASPKGFNGIDFKGEALTFKATTAGILSTMSHCLELMLKREDSWQKRLDKELEKRRRVEDAYKSAVYELKKKSQYGGPDYEEGPNSLIKEDEFFDAVEAALDRQDKIEEQCQSEKVRIPRLTPVPPGDVFSSIGTHRFAAKAHSYSSSLSSVELVSASDDIHRFSAQVEAMVQNHMTYSLQDVGGDANWQLVIEEGEMKVYRREVEENGIVLDPLKATHSVKGVTGHEVCHYFWDTAVRMDWETTIENFNVVETLSDNAVIVYQTHKRVWPASQRDVLYVSAIRKILATNENDPDTWLVCNFSVDHDKALPTNRCVRAKINVAMICQTLVSPPEGDKEISRDNILCRITYVANVNPGGWAPASVLRAVAKREYPKFLKRFTSYVQEKTTGKNILF is encoded by the exons ATGTTTGGGCCAGCAAACCACCGGGGCTGCAGCAGTGTCCTGCTCTGCTTTGGCTGCTGGAATGGTCGAATG GCGGAGTCCGGGTATGGGTCCGAATCTAGTCTGAGGCGTCATGGTTCAATGTTGTCTCTTACCTCAGCAGCCAGTGCCTTGTCCGCCACGTCCACATCCTCCTTCAAG AAGGGTCACAGGCTATGTGAAAAGCTAGCAGAGATGGAGACCTTCCGGGACATTCTTTGCAGACAAGTGGACACGCTGCAGAAATACTTTGACTCCTGCGCTGACGGTGTCTCCAAAGATGAATTTCAGAGGGACCGAG TAGTGGACGACGATGAAGACGACTTTCCTGCTGCCTCAAAAGCAGATGGTGATTGTCATCACAACAATAATGGCAGCAAAGAGAAAC TGTTCGCCCCGGCCAGTCCTAAAGGCTTCAATGGCATAGACTTCAAGGGGGAGGCCCTCACCTTCAAAGCCACAACAGCCGGCATCCTTTCCACTATGTCACACTGCTTAGAGCTGATGCTCAAACGAGAGGACAGCTGGCAGAAGAGACTGGACAAG GAGCTGGAGAAGAGAAGAAGAGTGGAAGATGCCTACAAATCTGCTGTGTACGAACTAAAGAAAAAGTCGCAATATGGCGGTCCTGACTATGAG GAGGGGCCCAACAGTCTGATCAAAGAGGATGAGTTCTTCGATGCAGTGGAAGCTGCCCTCGACAGACAAGACAAGATAGAAGAGCAG TGCCAGTCAGAGAAGGTCAGGATCCCCCGACTGACTCCAGTGCCTCCAGGCGATGTCTTTTCCAGCATCGGCACACACCGCTTCGCTGCCAAG GCGCATAGCTATTCCTCTTCCCTTTCCTCTGTCGAGCTTGTCAGTGCTTCAGATGACATTCACAGATTCAGCGCTCAG GTGGAGGCGATGGTGCAGAATCATATGACGTACTCTCTTCAGGACGTGGGCGGAGATGCAAACTGGCAGCTGGTCATCGAGGAAGGAGAGATGAAG GTGTACAGGAGGGAAGTGGAGGAGAACGGGATCGTGTTGGATCCTCTCAAAGCGACACATTCTGTCAAAGGGGTGACAGGACATGAGGTGTGCCATTACTTCTGGGACACTGCAGTGCGCATGGACTGGGAGa CCACAATTGAAAACTTCAACGTCGTGGAAACGCTCTCGGACAACGCCGTTATCGTTTATCAGACACACAAG aGGGTGTGGCCTGCCTCTCAGAGAGACGTCCTCTATGTGTCAGCCATCCGGAAGATTTTGGCGACCAATGAAAACGATCCCGACACCTGGCTGGTCTGTAACTTCTCTGTGGACCACGACAAAGCGCTG CCCACAAACCGCTGCGTGCGGGCCAAAATCAACGTCGCCATGATCTGCCAAACTCTGGTCAGCCCACCAGAGGGCGACAAAGAGATCAGCAGGGATAACATTCTTTGTCGGATCACATACGTTGCTAACG TCAACCCAGGAGGCTGGGCTCCGGCCTCGGTCCTGCGAGCCGTGGCCAAGAGAGAATACCCCAAGTTCCTGAAACGTTTCACCTCCTACGTGCAGGAGAAGACGACGGGGAAGAACATCTTGTTCTGA